A single window of Rhodococcus jostii RHA1 DNA harbors:
- a CDS encoding flavin-containing monooxygenase translates to MTHYDILIVGAGISGIGAAIRLKQSGIDNFAILEKGDALGGTWRDNTYPGCACDVPSALYSYSFAPNREWSRLFAGQDEIRRYIERTAAEHGVPAHVKFGTEMQRAQWSEQSRRWTVDTSAGTFTANAVIAAAGPWNEPLVPTVPGLDTFTGEVFHSSRWNHTYDLTGKRVAVVGTGASAVQFVPAIQPTVESLHLYQRTAQWVLPKPDHTLPGVERAILRRVPGAIRALRRVEYAIMESLGLGFRHPWILRVIQQVGKAQLRAQVRDPKLRKALTPDYTLGCKRLLLSNTYYPALTRPNVEVHANAVESVRGNVVVGSDGAEREVDAIIFGTGFHILDMPIGSKVFDGDGRSLDDHWKGSPQAYLGTTVAGFPNAFVLLGPALGTGHTSAFMILEAQLDYLIQAVTAARSNGWTRMEPRREVQDAFNAQVQEALATTVYNAGGCQSYFLDVNGRNSFNWPWSTDRMRQRLGRFDEAAYDVSREPASATATSR, encoded by the coding sequence ATGACGCATTACGACATTCTGATCGTCGGTGCCGGGATCTCCGGCATCGGAGCAGCAATTCGCCTGAAGCAGAGCGGAATCGACAACTTCGCCATCCTCGAGAAGGGTGACGCGCTGGGCGGGACCTGGCGCGACAACACCTACCCGGGTTGTGCGTGCGACGTCCCCTCCGCGCTGTACTCCTACTCGTTCGCACCCAACCGGGAGTGGTCGCGGTTGTTCGCCGGACAGGATGAGATCCGCCGGTACATCGAGCGCACCGCCGCCGAACACGGGGTCCCCGCACACGTGAAGTTCGGCACCGAGATGCAGCGCGCCCAGTGGAGCGAACAGAGCAGGCGGTGGACGGTGGACACGTCCGCAGGCACGTTCACCGCCAACGCCGTCATCGCCGCCGCCGGACCCTGGAACGAACCGCTCGTTCCCACCGTCCCCGGACTCGACACCTTCACCGGCGAGGTGTTCCATTCCTCCCGCTGGAATCACACCTACGACCTCACGGGCAAACGCGTCGCCGTCGTCGGAACCGGTGCATCCGCAGTGCAATTCGTCCCGGCGATCCAGCCGACGGTCGAGTCGCTGCATCTCTACCAGCGCACCGCGCAGTGGGTGCTACCGAAACCGGATCACACGCTGCCCGGTGTCGAGCGCGCGATCCTGCGCCGCGTACCGGGTGCGATCCGCGCCCTGCGACGCGTCGAGTACGCGATCATGGAATCGCTCGGACTCGGTTTCCGGCACCCGTGGATCCTGCGGGTGATCCAGCAGGTCGGCAAGGCGCAACTCCGCGCACAGGTACGCGATCCGAAGCTGCGCAAGGCCTTGACCCCCGACTACACGCTCGGCTGCAAGCGACTACTGCTGTCGAACACCTACTACCCCGCACTCACCCGCCCCAACGTCGAGGTGCACGCCAACGCCGTTGAGTCGGTGCGCGGGAACGTCGTCGTCGGCAGCGACGGCGCCGAACGGGAAGTGGACGCCATCATCTTCGGCACCGGGTTCCACATCCTCGACATGCCGATCGGTTCCAAGGTGTTCGACGGCGACGGCCGCAGCCTCGACGATCACTGGAAGGGCAGCCCGCAGGCCTACCTCGGCACCACCGTCGCGGGCTTCCCCAATGCGTTCGTCCTCCTCGGACCCGCGCTGGGCACCGGCCACACGTCGGCGTTCATGATCCTCGAGGCGCAACTCGACTACCTGATCCAGGCCGTCACCGCGGCTCGGAGCAACGGGTGGACCAGGATGGAACCGCGCCGGGAAGTGCAGGACGCGTTCAACGCCCAGGTGCAGGAAGCCCTGGCCACCACCGTCTACAACGCCGGTGGCTGCCAGAGCTACTTCCTCGACGTCAACGGCCGCAACAGCTTCAACTGGCCGTGGTCGACCGACCGCATGCGGCAGCGGCTCGGCCGGTTCGACGAGGCGGCGTACGACGTCTCGCGTGAGCCGGCGTCGGCTACAGCGACTTCGCGATGA
- a CDS encoding acyl-CoA dehydrogenase family protein, with protein sequence MKKHIPSWHDDEVKALSELAVGFFEREVVAHNEKWDAQHRIDRAVWLAAGELGLLCCSIPEEYGGGGGTFAHDLAVFEAQGYAGDLALGISVHSGIVAHYLLEYGTEEQKRTWLPSMATGEILGAIGMTEPGAGSDLKAIKTTAIRDGDEYVVNGSKTFITNGASADMIVLAVKTDPKAGAKGVALLIVDLRDCPGFAVGRVLDKVGQHGADTSELSFTDVRVPVSNLLGEEGQGFGQLMAQLVQERLIIGAQASGAMTRAVEDTVAYTRSRQAFGHSLFEFQNTAFELAECQTIARTCAVFLDHCIEAHLRGELDPSEAAMVKYWLTEQQCAVIDRCVQLHGGYGYMREYLIARMYEDARVQKIYAGANEVMKGIIAKSL encoded by the coding sequence ATGAAGAAGCACATCCCGTCGTGGCACGACGACGAGGTGAAGGCCCTGTCCGAGCTCGCGGTCGGGTTCTTCGAACGCGAGGTGGTCGCGCACAACGAGAAGTGGGACGCCCAGCACCGCATCGACCGTGCGGTGTGGCTCGCGGCCGGCGAGCTGGGGTTGCTGTGCTGCTCGATCCCGGAGGAGTACGGCGGCGGTGGCGGCACGTTCGCCCACGACCTCGCCGTGTTCGAGGCCCAGGGCTATGCCGGCGACCTCGCGCTCGGCATCTCGGTGCATTCGGGGATCGTCGCGCACTACCTCCTCGAGTACGGCACCGAGGAGCAGAAGAGGACCTGGCTGCCGTCGATGGCGACCGGGGAGATCCTCGGCGCCATCGGCATGACCGAGCCCGGCGCCGGCTCGGACCTCAAGGCGATCAAGACCACCGCGATCCGGGACGGCGACGAGTACGTCGTCAACGGGTCGAAGACGTTCATCACCAACGGCGCGTCCGCCGACATGATCGTGCTGGCGGTCAAGACCGACCCGAAGGCCGGCGCCAAGGGGGTGGCGCTGCTGATCGTGGATCTGCGGGACTGCCCCGGGTTCGCCGTCGGGCGGGTGTTGGACAAGGTCGGTCAGCACGGCGCCGACACGTCGGAGTTGTCGTTCACCGATGTGCGGGTGCCGGTGTCGAACCTGCTCGGTGAGGAGGGGCAGGGTTTCGGGCAGCTGATGGCGCAGCTGGTGCAGGAGCGGTTGATCATCGGCGCGCAGGCGTCCGGGGCGATGACTCGTGCGGTGGAGGACACCGTTGCGTACACGAGGTCGCGGCAGGCGTTCGGGCACAGTCTGTTCGAGTTCCAGAACACGGCGTTCGAGCTCGCCGAGTGCCAGACCATCGCCCGCACGTGTGCGGTGTTCCTGGACCATTGCATCGAGGCGCACCTGCGCGGGGAACTGGACCCGTCCGAGGCGGCGATGGTCAAGTACTGGCTCACCGAGCAGCAGTGCGCGGTGATCGACCGGTGCGTGCAGTTGCACGGCGGGTACGGGTACATGCGTGAGTACCTGATCGCCCGGATGTACGAGGACGCCCGCGTCCAGAAGATCTACGCGGGCGCCAACGAGGTGATGAAGGGAATCATCGCGAAGTCGCTGTAG
- a CDS encoding thiolase family protein: MNSPEPIVVVDGARTPIGSFGGAFKDVPAHELGATAVKAALERAGVPGEDIDEVVMGCIGQVGPDAYNARRVALAAGLPERTPAYTVNRLCGSGLQAVWSAAQQMRWGGVNFALAGGDESMSRMPFYDFSARSGYKLGDRTLVDGTVAILTDPFGGVHMGRTAEAVARKYDVSRQQQDEFAVESQRRAASEAAKAAFAEEITPVEIGGRRPKTIDVDEHPKPDTTLETLAKLRPAFEEGGSVTAGNASGINDGAAALVLATQSAAQEKGLTGLVTLEAVATAAMDPALMGYAPVLALANLFEQTGTTPGDIDVIELNEAFASQAVAVIRDAKLNPEKTNPYGGAIALGHPVGATGAILSLRLAKDLVRRDLELGIVTMCIGGGQALAALFRRI, encoded by the coding sequence ATGAATTCTCCTGAACCGATCGTGGTAGTCGACGGCGCGAGGACCCCGATCGGCAGCTTCGGTGGTGCGTTCAAGGACGTGCCCGCCCACGAACTGGGTGCCACCGCCGTCAAGGCCGCGCTGGAGCGTGCCGGGGTGCCGGGAGAGGACATCGACGAGGTGGTGATGGGCTGCATCGGTCAGGTCGGACCGGACGCCTACAACGCCCGCCGCGTGGCCCTGGCCGCGGGACTTCCGGAGAGGACCCCCGCGTACACCGTCAACCGGCTGTGCGGGTCCGGTCTGCAGGCGGTGTGGTCGGCGGCGCAGCAGATGCGCTGGGGCGGGGTGAACTTCGCCCTCGCCGGCGGTGACGAGAGCATGTCGCGGATGCCGTTCTACGACTTCTCCGCCCGCTCCGGCTACAAGCTCGGCGACCGCACACTCGTGGACGGCACGGTCGCGATCCTGACCGACCCGTTCGGTGGCGTGCATATGGGCCGCACCGCCGAGGCCGTCGCCCGCAAGTACGACGTCAGCCGGCAGCAGCAGGACGAGTTCGCCGTCGAATCCCAGCGCCGCGCCGCCTCCGAGGCCGCGAAGGCCGCGTTCGCCGAGGAGATCACCCCCGTCGAGATCGGGGGCCGCCGCCCGAAGACGATCGACGTCGACGAGCACCCCAAGCCCGACACCACCCTCGAGACCCTGGCGAAGCTGCGGCCGGCGTTCGAGGAGGGCGGGTCGGTGACCGCGGGCAACGCGTCCGGTATCAACGACGGCGCCGCGGCCCTGGTGCTGGCCACGCAGTCCGCCGCGCAGGAGAAGGGCCTGACCGGGCTGGTCACGCTCGAGGCCGTCGCGACCGCGGCGATGGACCCGGCTCTGATGGGGTACGCCCCCGTGCTGGCGCTGGCGAATCTGTTCGAGCAGACCGGCACCACCCCCGGCGACATCGACGTGATCGAGCTGAACGAGGCGTTCGCGTCGCAGGCCGTCGCCGTGATCCGGGACGCGAAGCTGAACCCGGAGAAGACCAACCCGTACGGCGGCGCGATCGCGCTGGGTCACCCGGTCGGGGCGACCGGCGCGATCCTGAGCCTGCGCCTGGCGAAGGACCTCGTGCGCCGCGACCTCGAACTCGGCATCGTCACCATGTGCATCGGCGGCGGCCAGGCCCTCGCCGCACTCTTCCGGCGCATCTAG
- a CDS encoding GMC family oxidoreductase, giving the protein MTDTVFDYVIAGGGTAGCVLAARLSEDPSVTVCLVEAGPSDVGDRNVLELSQWMHLLDSGYDWDYPVEPQEKGNSFMRHARAKVLGGCSSHNSCIAFWPPAETLDDWAAAGATGWGAKDVLPLVARVENNDAPGEQHGRSGPVRLRDVPPHDPCGVALLEAAAKVGLPTVQFNRGTTVLDGAGWFQINASEDGTRMSTSHAYLHPILGSRPNLEVRTDCRVSEIVIDDALAATGVRYQRPDLTGYDTVSARREVIVTAGAIDTPKLLMLSGIGPTVHLREMGVQVRVDAPGVGQNLDDHVEGLVFWDASRPMVETSTQWWEIGLFATTEEGLNHPDLMMHYGSVPFDMNTLRWGYPTTDNGFCLTPNVTQGLSRGTVRLRSRDFRDRPRVDPRYFTDPDGHDEAVMLAGIRLARRIAEQEPLRGWITRELAPGPEAVTDDELIDYAHRTHNTVYHPAGTARMGAATDPMAVLDPELRVKGVRDLRVVDASAMPKLPYVNPNITVMTMAEKCADLIRGT; this is encoded by the coding sequence ATGACGGACACCGTGTTCGACTATGTCATCGCAGGCGGGGGAACGGCCGGATGTGTGCTCGCCGCGCGGCTCAGCGAGGACCCCTCGGTGACCGTCTGCCTCGTGGAGGCCGGGCCGTCCGACGTCGGTGACCGCAACGTCCTCGAGCTGTCGCAGTGGATGCATCTGCTGGACTCCGGCTACGACTGGGACTATCCGGTGGAGCCGCAGGAGAAGGGCAACAGCTTCATGCGACACGCCCGCGCCAAGGTGCTCGGCGGATGCTCCTCCCACAATTCGTGCATCGCGTTCTGGCCACCCGCCGAGACACTCGACGACTGGGCGGCGGCGGGTGCCACCGGCTGGGGCGCGAAGGACGTGCTGCCGCTCGTGGCGCGCGTGGAGAACAACGACGCCCCCGGCGAGCAGCACGGCCGCAGCGGTCCGGTGCGGTTGCGCGACGTCCCGCCGCACGACCCCTGCGGCGTGGCCCTGCTCGAGGCCGCGGCGAAGGTCGGGTTGCCCACCGTGCAGTTCAACCGGGGCACGACGGTGCTCGACGGGGCGGGGTGGTTCCAAATCAACGCGTCCGAGGACGGCACGCGCATGTCGACGTCGCACGCCTACCTGCATCCGATTCTCGGGTCACGCCCCAACCTGGAGGTGCGCACCGACTGCCGGGTCAGCGAGATCGTCATCGACGACGCGCTGGCGGCGACCGGCGTGCGGTACCAGCGCCCCGATCTCACCGGATACGACACGGTCTCGGCGCGCCGCGAGGTGATCGTCACCGCCGGGGCCATCGACACACCGAAACTGTTGATGCTCTCGGGTATCGGGCCGACGGTGCACCTGCGTGAGATGGGTGTGCAGGTTCGGGTCGACGCTCCCGGGGTCGGGCAGAACCTCGACGATCACGTCGAAGGGCTGGTGTTCTGGGACGCGTCCCGGCCGATGGTCGAGACGTCCACACAGTGGTGGGAGATCGGATTGTTCGCCACCACCGAGGAGGGGCTGAACCATCCGGACCTGATGATGCACTACGGCAGCGTGCCGTTCGACATGAACACACTCCGGTGGGGTTACCCCACCACGGACAACGGTTTCTGCCTCACCCCGAACGTCACGCAGGGACTCTCTCGCGGAACGGTACGTCTGCGTTCCCGCGACTTCCGGGATCGTCCGCGAGTGGATCCCCGGTACTTCACCGACCCGGACGGCCACGACGAGGCCGTGATGCTTGCCGGGATCCGGCTGGCGCGCCGCATCGCCGAGCAGGAACCTCTCCGCGGCTGGATCACGAGGGAACTGGCCCCCGGGCCGGAGGCGGTCACCGACGACGAACTGATCGACTACGCGCACCGGACGCACAACACGGTGTACCACCCCGCCGGGACCGCCAGGATGGGTGCGGCCACCGATCCGATGGCCGTTCTCGATCCGGAACTGCGAGTGAAGGGCGTTCGCGATCTGCGGGTGGTGGACGCGTCCGCCATGCCGAAACTGCCCTACGTCAATCCCAATATCACGGTCATGACGATGGCCGAGAAGTGCGCCGATCTGATCCGCGGAACCTGA
- a CDS encoding APC family permease, translating to MATRHGAVGDGGAPGDSGLGELGYKQELDRSLGKFASFAAGVSYISILTGTFQLFYFGFGTAGPAYLWSWPIVFVGQMAVALCFMELAAKYPVAGSVYNWAKLLGSRIVGWSSGWLMLTASIVTLSAVVLALQLNLPRLWSGFQIIGDGSGEYDFATNAVILGTIMIAFTTAVNAFGVKLMALINSTGVFVELIAAVLIAIILAANITRGPDVFFSTHGYGAGESGGYLTVFLVASLASGYVMYGFDTASSLGEETVDPRRTAPKAILRAILASFVIGGAILVFAVMAAPDLEDPLIGSSEGGLQYIVEQVMWGPLGKIFLVCIVVAVTVCSLAVHAAAIRLTFAMARDNALPFGERLAHVNPKHQTPVVPAIVIGVLAAFILVINIGQPQIFTVLTSIAIIMIYLAYLMVTGPLLKKRLQGQWPPKELAESGYFTMGRWGLPVNIFAVLWGVGMALNLAWPRPEVYGTPWYNTWGAFVYIGIILGLGLLWYAVKGRNHIGCLASHAASSKDEAESELP from the coding sequence ATGGCTACTCGGCACGGAGCAGTGGGTGACGGAGGTGCGCCGGGGGACAGTGGACTCGGCGAACTGGGGTACAAACAGGAATTGGACCGCAGCCTCGGCAAATTCGCCAGTTTCGCGGCGGGAGTCAGCTACATCTCGATTCTCACCGGCACGTTCCAGCTGTTCTACTTCGGGTTCGGCACCGCCGGACCGGCGTACCTGTGGTCCTGGCCGATCGTGTTCGTCGGGCAGATGGCCGTCGCCCTGTGTTTCATGGAGCTCGCCGCCAAGTACCCCGTCGCCGGCTCGGTCTACAACTGGGCCAAGCTGCTCGGCAGCAGGATCGTGGGATGGTCGTCGGGCTGGCTGATGCTCACCGCGTCGATCGTGACCCTCTCGGCCGTCGTGCTCGCCCTGCAACTCAACCTGCCGAGGCTGTGGAGCGGATTCCAGATCATCGGTGACGGCAGCGGTGAGTACGACTTCGCCACCAACGCCGTCATTCTCGGCACCATCATGATCGCGTTCACCACGGCGGTCAACGCGTTCGGCGTCAAGCTGATGGCTCTCATCAACAGCACGGGTGTGTTCGTCGAACTGATCGCGGCCGTCCTCATCGCGATCATCCTCGCCGCCAACATCACTCGCGGTCCGGACGTGTTCTTCTCCACCCACGGGTACGGCGCCGGGGAGAGCGGTGGATATCTGACGGTGTTCCTCGTGGCGTCACTCGCCTCCGGGTACGTGATGTACGGATTCGACACCGCGAGTTCGCTCGGCGAGGAAACCGTCGACCCACGACGGACGGCACCCAAGGCCATCCTGCGGGCGATCCTCGCGTCGTTCGTCATCGGCGGGGCGATTCTGGTATTCGCCGTCATGGCAGCCCCCGACCTCGAGGATCCGCTGATCGGCAGCAGCGAGGGCGGCCTGCAGTACATCGTCGAGCAGGTGATGTGGGGACCGCTCGGGAAGATCTTCCTGGTCTGCATCGTCGTCGCGGTCACGGTGTGTTCGCTCGCGGTGCACGCCGCGGCCATCCGGCTCACGTTCGCGATGGCCCGCGACAACGCATTGCCCTTCGGGGAGCGGCTGGCCCACGTCAACCCGAAGCATCAGACGCCCGTGGTCCCCGCCATCGTGATCGGTGTGCTCGCGGCGTTCATCCTCGTCATCAACATCGGTCAGCCGCAGATCTTCACCGTGCTGACATCGATCGCGATCATCATGATCTACCTGGCGTACCTCATGGTCACCGGGCCACTGCTGAAGAAACGCCTGCAGGGGCAGTGGCCGCCGAAGGAACTCGCGGAGAGCGGCTATTTCACGATGGGCCGGTGGGGGCTTCCGGTGAACATCTTCGCCGTGCTGTGGGGAGTGGGGATGGCGCTCAATCTCGCGTGGCCGCGCCCCGAGGTGTACGGCACTCCCTGGTACAACACGTGGGGTGCGTTCGTCTACATCGGCATCATTCTCGGGCTCGGTCTCCTCTGGTATGCGGTGAAGGGCCGCAACCACATCGGCTGTCTCGCCTCGCACGCGGCGTCGTCGAAGGACGAGGCGGAGAGCGAACTGCCATGA
- a CDS encoding aldehyde dehydrogenase family protein, with the protein MQDQSIDDLLNTGLFVDGQWIRSSSGETRDCINPADGSVVATVDEASPEDATRAVAAARAAFDQGTWPCTPVAERTALVARIADLLERDKETLARIETLDTGKTLEESRIDIDDVVSVFRYYAQLAAVEADALVDVGRPEVISRVVREPIGVCVLIAPWNYPLLQISWKVAPALAAGCTMVLKPSEVTPLSTIAFTALIAEAGVPAGVVNLVQGSGAVLGAALTGTPDVDFISFTGGLATGRVILETAAKNVTKVAVELGGKNPHIVFADADGDDSVDQVLTGVFLHSGQVCSAGTRLIIEESIADRFVAALAARAEKIRMGNGLDPTSRTGPLVSEAHREKVERYVALGLSEGARLVTGGARPADPALADGSYYLPTIFDHCDRTMRLVQEETFGPILTVERFTTEEEALRLGNDTEYGLAAGVRTADSARGERMVRGLRHGTVWLNDFGYYTAAAEWGGFKMSGNGRELGPTGLAEYQETKHIWHNTSPTAAGWFDNG; encoded by the coding sequence ATGCAGGACCAGTCGATCGATGACCTCTTGAACACGGGCCTGTTCGTCGACGGGCAGTGGATCCGCTCCAGCTCCGGTGAGACCCGGGACTGCATCAATCCGGCCGACGGATCGGTGGTCGCCACCGTCGACGAGGCGTCCCCGGAGGACGCGACCCGCGCCGTCGCCGCGGCCCGCGCCGCCTTCGACCAGGGAACCTGGCCCTGCACGCCCGTCGCCGAGCGCACGGCGTTGGTCGCGAGGATCGCCGATCTCCTCGAGCGCGACAAGGAGACCCTCGCACGCATCGAGACGCTCGACACCGGAAAGACTCTGGAGGAGAGCAGGATCGACATCGACGACGTGGTGTCGGTGTTCCGGTACTACGCGCAACTCGCCGCGGTCGAAGCCGACGCTCTGGTCGATGTCGGCCGGCCCGAGGTGATCAGCCGGGTGGTGCGCGAGCCGATCGGCGTGTGCGTGCTCATCGCACCGTGGAACTACCCGCTGCTGCAGATCTCGTGGAAGGTGGCGCCCGCGCTGGCCGCCGGGTGCACCATGGTCCTCAAACCGAGCGAGGTGACCCCGCTCAGCACCATCGCGTTCACCGCACTGATCGCCGAAGCAGGTGTCCCCGCCGGGGTGGTGAACCTCGTGCAGGGCAGTGGCGCCGTGCTGGGCGCCGCGCTCACGGGCACCCCCGACGTCGACTTCATCTCGTTCACCGGCGGGCTGGCGACCGGACGCGTCATCCTCGAGACCGCGGCGAAGAACGTCACCAAGGTGGCGGTGGAACTCGGTGGCAAGAATCCGCACATCGTCTTCGCCGACGCGGACGGAGACGATTCGGTGGACCAGGTGCTCACCGGGGTGTTCCTGCATTCCGGTCAGGTGTGCTCGGCGGGAACCCGCCTGATCATCGAGGAGTCCATCGCCGACCGGTTCGTCGCCGCACTGGCCGCGCGGGCGGAGAAGATCCGGATGGGCAACGGTCTCGATCCCACGAGCCGAACCGGCCCGCTGGTGTCCGAGGCCCACCGGGAGAAGGTCGAACGGTACGTGGCGCTCGGCCTCTCCGAGGGCGCCCGGTTGGTGACCGGGGGTGCCCGGCCCGCCGATCCCGCGTTGGCTGACGGGAGCTACTACCTGCCCACCATCTTCGACCACTGCGACCGCACCATGCGCCTCGTGCAGGAGGAGACGTTCGGCCCGATCCTCACCGTCGAGCGCTTCACCACGGAGGAGGAGGCGCTGCGGCTGGGCAACGACACCGAGTACGGCCTCGCCGCCGGCGTCCGGACCGCCGACAGCGCGCGGGGCGAGCGGATGGTGCGCGGTCTTCGCCACGGCACGGTGTGGCTCAACGACTTCGGCTACTACACCGCGGCCGCCGAGTGGGGCGGCTTCAAGATGTCGGGGAACGGGCGCGAACTCGGCCCCACCGGTCTGGCGGAATACCAGGAGACCAAACATATCTGGCACAACACCTCGCCCACGGCGGCGGGGTGGTTCGACAACGGCTAG
- a CDS encoding aldo/keto reductase: MVAIGNSDLDIFPLALGGNTFGWTSDEPTSFEILDAFAAGGGNFVDTADSYSAFAEGNSGGESETVLGNWMASRGNRDHMVIATKVSQHPEFKGLAPANVRAAAEASLKRLQTGHIDVYYAHFDDADTPLVDTLGAFDELVRDGLVRHVAISNYSPERIREWLSLTAENGFAAPIALQPHYNLVHRHDYEPEVAAIATENGLGVFPYYSLAAGFLAGKYRTQADLDGQPRQRMATRYFSESGLAVVDALAEIADTHSAEISTIALAWLLTRPGITAPIASASRLEQLPALLDAPTVTLTASEISLLTTLSDAIGA; this comes from the coding sequence GTGGTCGCCATCGGCAACTCGGATCTGGACATCTTTCCCCTGGCCCTCGGTGGTAACACCTTCGGCTGGACCAGTGACGAACCGACGTCGTTCGAGATCCTCGACGCCTTCGCCGCAGGCGGCGGCAACTTCGTCGACACGGCGGACTCGTACTCCGCGTTCGCCGAGGGCAACTCCGGCGGCGAGTCCGAGACCGTTCTCGGTAACTGGATGGCGTCCCGCGGCAACCGCGACCACATGGTGATCGCCACCAAGGTCAGCCAGCACCCGGAGTTCAAGGGCCTGGCCCCCGCCAACGTCCGCGCGGCGGCGGAGGCCTCCCTGAAGCGGCTGCAGACCGGCCACATCGACGTGTACTACGCCCACTTCGACGACGCCGACACTCCGCTCGTCGACACACTCGGCGCCTTCGACGAACTGGTCCGCGACGGACTCGTCCGCCACGTCGCCATCTCCAACTACTCGCCCGAGCGCATCCGCGAGTGGCTGTCCCTGACGGCCGAGAACGGCTTCGCGGCCCCGATCGCGCTGCAGCCGCACTACAACCTGGTGCACCGCCACGACTACGAGCCCGAGGTGGCCGCGATCGCCACCGAGAACGGCCTGGGCGTCTTCCCCTACTACTCGCTCGCCGCCGGCTTCCTGGCGGGCAAGTACCGCACCCAGGCCGACCTGGACGGTCAGCCCCGCCAGCGGATGGCGACCCGCTACTTCTCCGAGTCCGGCCTCGCCGTCGTCGACGCCCTGGCCGAGATCGCCGACACGCACTCGGCGGAGATCTCCACCATCGCGCTCGCGTGGCTCCTCACCCGGCCCGGCATCACCGCGCCGATCGCGAGCGCGAGCCGCCTCGAACAACTTCCCGCTCTACTCGACGCCCCCACCGTGACCCTGACCGCATCCGAGATCAGCCTGCTGACGACTCTCTCGGACGCGATCGGCGCCTGA
- a CDS encoding tyrosine-protein phosphatase has translation MSRRVTSAAAALLTGSVLFAGFGTPALASADPLSLPGISIPGFGSSDFGSAGAVAETPRLASVDNFRDVGGSRRGYATARGGHVTRGLFYRSNALVPNDQDLAVLTGLGLTAVYDVRTVEEVAAKPDRLPAGPRYLGIPILSGDLGAAVAQLKSPADAVAFMRQMNRSFVDDPATRAGFAQLLTSLADTEGPQIFHCTAGKDRTGWASALLLSIAGVSRDTIFDDYLLTNEYTAASMKITYDQIAASRGEAVAQIYQPLLGVDRSYLEAGLGRLTEQYGTVDRYLTEGLGLSAATVDRLRGKLLS, from the coding sequence ATGTCTCGACGCGTCACCTCCGCCGCCGCGGCGCTGCTCACCGGCAGCGTCCTGTTCGCGGGTTTCGGCACGCCTGCGCTCGCTTCGGCGGACCCGCTGTCGCTGCCGGGAATCAGTATCCCGGGATTCGGTTCGTCCGACTTCGGGAGCGCGGGCGCGGTCGCCGAGACTCCGCGACTGGCGTCGGTCGACAACTTCCGCGATGTCGGGGGATCGCGCAGGGGGTACGCCACCGCTCGCGGAGGACACGTCACGAGGGGGCTGTTCTACCGTTCGAACGCGCTGGTTCCGAACGATCAGGATCTCGCTGTTCTCACCGGGCTCGGCCTGACCGCGGTGTATGACGTGCGGACCGTCGAGGAGGTGGCGGCGAAGCCCGACCGGCTCCCGGCCGGGCCGCGGTACCTCGGTATCCCCATCCTGTCGGGAGACCTGGGGGCGGCAGTCGCGCAACTGAAGTCGCCCGCCGACGCCGTCGCGTTCATGCGGCAGATGAACCGCAGCTTCGTCGACGACCCGGCGACCCGGGCCGGGTTCGCGCAACTCCTGACGTCATTGGCCGACACCGAGGGGCCGCAGATCTTCCATTGCACGGCGGGCAAGGACCGCACCGGCTGGGCGTCTGCGCTGCTGCTCTCCATCGCGGGCGTTTCGCGGGACACCATCTTCGACGACTATCTGCTCACCAACGAGTACACGGCCGCGTCGATGAAGATCACGTACGACCAGATCGCCGCCAGCCGCGGTGAGGCGGTGGCGCAGATCTACCAGCCGCTGCTGGGCGTCGACCGGAGTTACCTCGAGGCCGGGCTCGGCCGGCTCACCGAGCAGTACGGGACGGTCGACCGCTATCTCACCGAGGGGCTCGGTCTGAGTGCGGCGACCGTCGATCGACTCCGGGGCAAGCTGCTGAGCTGA